One region of Lathamus discolor isolate bLatDis1 chromosome 2, bLatDis1.hap1, whole genome shotgun sequence genomic DNA includes:
- the KIF5B gene encoding kinesin-1 heavy chain isoform X2, with protein sequence MADPAECNIKVMCRFRPLNESEVTRGDKYIAKFQGEDTVVIASKPYIFDRVFQSNTSQEQVYNDCAKKIVKDVLEGYNGTIFAYGQTSSGKTHTMEGKLHDPDGMGIIPRIVQDIFNYIYSMDENLEFHIKVSYFEIYLDKIRDLLDVSKTNLSVHEDKNRVPYVKGCTERFVCSPEEVMDTIDEGKSNRHVAVTNMNEHSSRSHSIFLINVKQENTQTEQKLSGKLYLVDLAGSEKVSKTGAEGAVLDEAKNINKSLSALGNVISALAESSTYVPYRDSKMTRILQDSLGGNCRTTIVICCSPSSYNESETKSTLLFGQRAKTIKNTVCVNVELTAEQWKKKYEKEKEKNKTLRNTIQWLENELNRWRNGETVPVDEQFDKEKANLEAFAVDKDITVVNDKPATTIGVTGNFTDAERRKCEEEIAKLYKQLDDKDEEINQQSQLVEKLKTQMLDQEELLASTRRDQDNLQAELNRLQAENDASKEEVKEVLQALEELAVNYDQKSQEVEDKAKEYELLSDELNQKSVTLASIDAELQKLKEMTNHQKKRATEMMASLLKDLAEIGIAVGNNDVKPEGTGMIDEEFTVARLYISKMKSEVKTMVKRCKQLEGTQTESNKKMEENEKELAACQLRISQHEAKIKSLTEYLQNVEQKKRQLEESVDSLSEELVQLRAQEKVHEMEKEHLNKVQTANEVKQAVEQQIQSHRETHQKQISSLRDEVDAKEKLITELQDQNQKMMLEQERLRVEHEKLKATDQEKSRKLHELTVMQDRREQARQDLKGLEETVAKELQTLHNLRKLFVQDLATRVKKSAEIDSDDTGGSAAQKQKISFLENNLEQLTKVHKQLVRDNADLRCELPKLEKRLRATAERVKALESALKEAKENASRDRKRYQQEVDRIKEAVRSKNMARRGHSAQIAKPIRPGQHPAASPTHPSAIRGGGAFTQNSQPVALRGGGGRQDKVC encoded by the exons tccaAGCCATATATATTTGACCGAGTATTCCAGTCAAACACATCACAGGAACAAGTATACAATGATTGTGCTAAGAAGATTGTCAAAG ATGTACTTGAGGGATACAATGGTACAATATTTGCTTATGGGCAGACATCGTCTGGAAAGACACACACTATGGAA GGGAAGCTTCATGACCCGGATGGAATGGGTATTATTCCAAGAATAGTgcaagatatttttaattacatttactCTATGGATGAGAATCTTGAGTTTCATATTAAG GTGTCATATTTTGAAATATACTTGGATAAAATAAGGGACCTTTTGGATG TTTCAAAGACCAATCTTTCTGTTCATGAGGACAAAAATAGAGTTCCTTATGTAAAG ggttGCACAGAGCGTTTTGTATGTAGTCCAGAAGAAGTTATGGATACTATAGATGAAGGAAAATCAAACCGACATGTAGCAGTTACAA ATATGAATGAACACAGCTCCCGAAGTCATagtatttttctcattaatgTAAAACAAGAGAATACtcaaacagaacagaaactaAGTGGAAAGCTTTACCTTGTGGACTTGGCAGGTAGTGAAAAG GTTAGTAAAACTggagcagaaggtgctgtgctGGATGAGGCCAAGAACATCAATAAGTCATTGTCTGCTCTTGGAAATGTCATCTCAGCTTTGGCTGAAAGCAGT ACTTATGTTCCATATCGTGATAGCAAAATGACCAGAATCCTTCAAGATTCACTAGGGGGTAATTGCAGAACCACTATTGTTATTTGCTGCTCTCCATCATCATACAATGAATCTGAAACTAAATCTACTCTTCTGTTTGGCCAAAG AGCAAAGACTATTAAGAACACAGTCTGTGTCAATGTGGAGCTCACTGCAgaacagtggaagaaaaagtatgagaaggaaaaagagaaaaacaagactCTGCGTAACACTATACAGTGGCTAGAAAATGAACTCAACAGATGGCGGAACG GGGAAACTGTACCAGTTGATGAACAGTTTGACAAGGAGAAGGCTAACTTGGAAGCTTTTGCAGTGGACAAAGATATTACTGTTGTTAATGATAAGCCAGCTACCACGATTGGAGTAACTGGCAATTTCACTGAtgctgagagaagaaaatgtgaggaagaaatcGCCAAACTGTACAAACAACTGGATGACAAG GATGAAGAAATTAATCAGCAGAGCCAGCTAgtagaaaaactgaaaacacaaatgttGGATCAGGAAGAG CTGCTAGCATCTACCAGACGGGACCAAGACAACCTGCAAGCAGAGTTAAATCGCCTTCAGGCTGAAAATGATGCCTCTAAAGAGGAAGTGAAAGAGGTCTTACAAGCCCTTGAAGAATTAGCTGTCAATTATGATCAGAAGTCTCAGGAAGTAGAAGATAAGGCAAAGGAATACGAACTGCTTAGTGATGAGCTCAATCAAAAATCG GTTACTCTAGCCAGTATAGATGCAGAGCTTCAGAAACTTAAAGAAATGACCAACCATCAGAAGAAACGAGCTACAGAAATGATGGCCTCCTTACTGAAAGATCTTGCAGAGATAGGAATTGCAGTAGGAAATAATGATGTCAAG CCTGAGGGAACTGGCATGATAGATGAAGAATTCACAGTTGCAAGACTGTACATTAGCAAAATGAAATCAGAAGTAAAAACAATGGTTAAACGTTGTAAGCAGTTAGAAGGCACACAGACTGAAAGCaataagaaaatggaagaaaacgAAAAGGAGTTAGCTGCATGTCAGCTCCGTATCTCACAG CATGAAGCCAAGATCAAGTCTTTGACTGAATATCTTCAGAATGTGGAACAGAAAAAGAGGCAACTGGAAGAGTCTGTGGATTCCCTTAGTGAAGAATTAGTTCAGCTCCGAGCACAGG AAAAAGTCCATGAGATGGAGAAAGAGCACTTAAATAAGGTTCAAACTGCAAATGAAGTCAAG CAAGCTGTGGAACAGCAAATTCAAAGCCATCGTGAGACACATCAGAAACAAATCAGTAGCCTAAGAGATGAAGTTGATGCAAAGGAGAAACTTATCACTGAACTTCAAGA ccaaaaccagaagatGATGCTTGAACAGGAGCGTCTTAGAGTTGAGCATGAGAAGTTGAAAGCAACTGATCAGGAAAAAAGTAGAAAGCTGCATGAACTTAC GGTTATGCAGGACAGACGGGAACAAGCAAGACAAGACTTAAAGGGTTTGGAAGAGACTGTG GCAAAAGAACTTCAGACTCTTCACAATCTCCGGAAGCTGTTTGTTCAAGATCTGGCTACTAGAGTGAAAAAG AGTGCTGAGATTGACTCAGATGATACAGGAGGTAGTGCTGCACAAAAACAGAAGATCTCCTTCCTTGAGAATAATCTTGAACAGCTTACAAAGGTTCACAAGCAG CTGGTACGTGACAATGCAGATCTTCGCTGTGAACTTCCTAAACTGGAGAAGCGACTTAGAGCTACAGCTGAAAGAGTTAAAGCTTTGGAGTCTGCACTGAAGGAAGCCAAAGAGAATGCTTCACGTGATCGTAAACGGTATCAGCAAGAAGTAGATCGTATAAAGGAAGCTGTAAGATCCAAGAATATGGCCAGAAGGGGACATTCTGCACAAATTG CTAAGCCTATCCGTCCTGGCCAGCATCCAGCAGCTTCTCCGACTCATCCAAGTGCAATTCGTGGTGGAGGTGCATTCACTCAGAACAGCCAGCCAGTTGCACTGCGTGGAGGTGGAGGACGGCAAGACAAAGT TTGCTGA
- the KIF5B gene encoding kinesin-1 heavy chain isoform X1: MADPAECNIKVMCRFRPLNESEVTRGDKYIAKFQGEDTVVIASKPYIFDRVFQSNTSQEQVYNDCAKKIVKDVLEGYNGTIFAYGQTSSGKTHTMEGKLHDPDGMGIIPRIVQDIFNYIYSMDENLEFHIKVSYFEIYLDKIRDLLDVSKTNLSVHEDKNRVPYVKGCTERFVCSPEEVMDTIDEGKSNRHVAVTNMNEHSSRSHSIFLINVKQENTQTEQKLSGKLYLVDLAGSEKVSKTGAEGAVLDEAKNINKSLSALGNVISALAESSTYVPYRDSKMTRILQDSLGGNCRTTIVICCSPSSYNESETKSTLLFGQRAKTIKNTVCVNVELTAEQWKKKYEKEKEKNKTLRNTIQWLENELNRWRNGETVPVDEQFDKEKANLEAFAVDKDITVVNDKPATTIGVTGNFTDAERRKCEEEIAKLYKQLDDKDEEINQQSQLVEKLKTQMLDQEELLASTRRDQDNLQAELNRLQAENDASKEEVKEVLQALEELAVNYDQKSQEVEDKAKEYELLSDELNQKSVTLASIDAELQKLKEMTNHQKKRATEMMASLLKDLAEIGIAVGNNDVKQPEGTGMIDEEFTVARLYISKMKSEVKTMVKRCKQLEGTQTESNKKMEENEKELAACQLRISQHEAKIKSLTEYLQNVEQKKRQLEESVDSLSEELVQLRAQEKVHEMEKEHLNKVQTANEVKQAVEQQIQSHRETHQKQISSLRDEVDAKEKLITELQDQNQKMMLEQERLRVEHEKLKATDQEKSRKLHELTVMQDRREQARQDLKGLEETVAKELQTLHNLRKLFVQDLATRVKKSAEIDSDDTGGSAAQKQKISFLENNLEQLTKVHKQLVRDNADLRCELPKLEKRLRATAERVKALESALKEAKENASRDRKRYQQEVDRIKEAVRSKNMARRGHSAQIAKPIRPGQHPAASPTHPSAIRGGGAFTQNSQPVALRGGGGRQDKVC, from the exons tccaAGCCATATATATTTGACCGAGTATTCCAGTCAAACACATCACAGGAACAAGTATACAATGATTGTGCTAAGAAGATTGTCAAAG ATGTACTTGAGGGATACAATGGTACAATATTTGCTTATGGGCAGACATCGTCTGGAAAGACACACACTATGGAA GGGAAGCTTCATGACCCGGATGGAATGGGTATTATTCCAAGAATAGTgcaagatatttttaattacatttactCTATGGATGAGAATCTTGAGTTTCATATTAAG GTGTCATATTTTGAAATATACTTGGATAAAATAAGGGACCTTTTGGATG TTTCAAAGACCAATCTTTCTGTTCATGAGGACAAAAATAGAGTTCCTTATGTAAAG ggttGCACAGAGCGTTTTGTATGTAGTCCAGAAGAAGTTATGGATACTATAGATGAAGGAAAATCAAACCGACATGTAGCAGTTACAA ATATGAATGAACACAGCTCCCGAAGTCATagtatttttctcattaatgTAAAACAAGAGAATACtcaaacagaacagaaactaAGTGGAAAGCTTTACCTTGTGGACTTGGCAGGTAGTGAAAAG GTTAGTAAAACTggagcagaaggtgctgtgctGGATGAGGCCAAGAACATCAATAAGTCATTGTCTGCTCTTGGAAATGTCATCTCAGCTTTGGCTGAAAGCAGT ACTTATGTTCCATATCGTGATAGCAAAATGACCAGAATCCTTCAAGATTCACTAGGGGGTAATTGCAGAACCACTATTGTTATTTGCTGCTCTCCATCATCATACAATGAATCTGAAACTAAATCTACTCTTCTGTTTGGCCAAAG AGCAAAGACTATTAAGAACACAGTCTGTGTCAATGTGGAGCTCACTGCAgaacagtggaagaaaaagtatgagaaggaaaaagagaaaaacaagactCTGCGTAACACTATACAGTGGCTAGAAAATGAACTCAACAGATGGCGGAACG GGGAAACTGTACCAGTTGATGAACAGTTTGACAAGGAGAAGGCTAACTTGGAAGCTTTTGCAGTGGACAAAGATATTACTGTTGTTAATGATAAGCCAGCTACCACGATTGGAGTAACTGGCAATTTCACTGAtgctgagagaagaaaatgtgaggaagaaatcGCCAAACTGTACAAACAACTGGATGACAAG GATGAAGAAATTAATCAGCAGAGCCAGCTAgtagaaaaactgaaaacacaaatgttGGATCAGGAAGAG CTGCTAGCATCTACCAGACGGGACCAAGACAACCTGCAAGCAGAGTTAAATCGCCTTCAGGCTGAAAATGATGCCTCTAAAGAGGAAGTGAAAGAGGTCTTACAAGCCCTTGAAGAATTAGCTGTCAATTATGATCAGAAGTCTCAGGAAGTAGAAGATAAGGCAAAGGAATACGAACTGCTTAGTGATGAGCTCAATCAAAAATCG GTTACTCTAGCCAGTATAGATGCAGAGCTTCAGAAACTTAAAGAAATGACCAACCATCAGAAGAAACGAGCTACAGAAATGATGGCCTCCTTACTGAAAGATCTTGCAGAGATAGGAATTGCAGTAGGAAATAATGATGTCAAG CAGCCTGAGGGAACTGGCATGATAGATGAAGAATTCACAGTTGCAAGACTGTACATTAGCAAAATGAAATCAGAAGTAAAAACAATGGTTAAACGTTGTAAGCAGTTAGAAGGCACACAGACTGAAAGCaataagaaaatggaagaaaacgAAAAGGAGTTAGCTGCATGTCAGCTCCGTATCTCACAG CATGAAGCCAAGATCAAGTCTTTGACTGAATATCTTCAGAATGTGGAACAGAAAAAGAGGCAACTGGAAGAGTCTGTGGATTCCCTTAGTGAAGAATTAGTTCAGCTCCGAGCACAGG AAAAAGTCCATGAGATGGAGAAAGAGCACTTAAATAAGGTTCAAACTGCAAATGAAGTCAAG CAAGCTGTGGAACAGCAAATTCAAAGCCATCGTGAGACACATCAGAAACAAATCAGTAGCCTAAGAGATGAAGTTGATGCAAAGGAGAAACTTATCACTGAACTTCAAGA ccaaaaccagaagatGATGCTTGAACAGGAGCGTCTTAGAGTTGAGCATGAGAAGTTGAAAGCAACTGATCAGGAAAAAAGTAGAAAGCTGCATGAACTTAC GGTTATGCAGGACAGACGGGAACAAGCAAGACAAGACTTAAAGGGTTTGGAAGAGACTGTG GCAAAAGAACTTCAGACTCTTCACAATCTCCGGAAGCTGTTTGTTCAAGATCTGGCTACTAGAGTGAAAAAG AGTGCTGAGATTGACTCAGATGATACAGGAGGTAGTGCTGCACAAAAACAGAAGATCTCCTTCCTTGAGAATAATCTTGAACAGCTTACAAAGGTTCACAAGCAG CTGGTACGTGACAATGCAGATCTTCGCTGTGAACTTCCTAAACTGGAGAAGCGACTTAGAGCTACAGCTGAAAGAGTTAAAGCTTTGGAGTCTGCACTGAAGGAAGCCAAAGAGAATGCTTCACGTGATCGTAAACGGTATCAGCAAGAAGTAGATCGTATAAAGGAAGCTGTAAGATCCAAGAATATGGCCAGAAGGGGACATTCTGCACAAATTG CTAAGCCTATCCGTCCTGGCCAGCATCCAGCAGCTTCTCCGACTCATCCAAGTGCAATTCGTGGTGGAGGTGCATTCACTCAGAACAGCCAGCCAGTTGCACTGCGTGGAGGTGGAGGACGGCAAGACAAAGT TTGCTGA